The DNA window GACCGCCGATTTCGCCGTCGCGGACGCCGCCGCACCCGAGTCGTCGGTTCTCACACCGGGCGAAGTTTCCCTGTAGCCACCGGACGCCCGTCGGTTTCTCTTCGACGACCGCAACCACACCGATTACCTGTCCCGCTCGCAAACGGGGAGCCATGACCGACGAGTTTTCGCCCATCGGTTTGGGAACGATGGGAATCGACGACCCCGAACGAATCGCCGCCGCCATCGAGATGGGGTATCGCCACCTCGACACCGCACAGATATACGACAACGAGGAAGCGGTCGGCGAGGCCATCGACCGCGCGGACGTTCCGCGCTCGGAGCTGTTCGTCGCCACGAAGGTCTGGGCGGACAGTCTCGCACCCGACGACGTGCTCGAAACGACGGCGGAGAGCCTCGACGAACTCGGCTTGGATACCATCGACCTCCTCTACGTCCACCGGCCGATAGAGGACTACGACCCCGAGGAGACGCTTCCGGCCTTCGACGAACTCCGGGATGACGGGCGAATCCGGCACGTCGGGGTGAGCAACTTCTCCGCCGAGGAAATCGCCGTCGCGCGCGAGGTGCT is part of the Haladaptatus paucihalophilus DX253 genome and encodes:
- a CDS encoding aldo/keto reductase — protein: MTDEFSPIGLGTMGIDDPERIAAAIEMGYRHLDTAQIYDNEEAVGEAIDRADVPRSELFVATKVWADSLAPDDVLETTAESLDELGLDTIDLLYVHRPIEDYDPEETLPAFDELRDDGRIRHVGVSNFSAEEIAVAREVLDTPIFAHQVEMHPLYDQSELLADAHRHDTHLVAYSPIAHGEVFDLPVLNDLAEDHDATEAQIALAWLVEKGAIPIPRSASDVHLRENLAAADIRLDAAAVARIDAIDSEKKLFE